Proteins encoded in a region of the Leishmania panamensis strain MHOM/PA/94/PSC-1 chromosome 7 sequence genome:
- a CDS encoding delta-5 fatty acid desaturase, putative (TriTrypDB/GeneDB-style sysID: LpmP.07.1170) gives MAPDSALPHQPNEVLIDGVLYDCLNFRHPGGSILKYYLGSGDATETYRQFHMKLPRADKYLKLLPHRPAPPQLNVNVEEQKRLAKLSRDFKELQDTCVEEGLFDPSWPHIFYRFSELILMHVVGFYILFRLSLLWPIALVILGVAEGRCGWWMHEAGHYSVTGIPWLDIKIQEVLYGLGDGMSASWWRSQHNKHHATPQKHHHDVDLETLPLVAFNAIIARRGRRSVNIRRWISLQRYLFAPVTCSLVALYWQLFLHVRHAMRTRRYTEGAAILCRWIAVGVICHKLQVSFWQGLGGVLFSQAFGAAYIFISFALNHTHLPMLPEDQHAHFVEYAAVYTMNVTPSWLVTWFMGYLNYQVEHHLFPSMPQFRFVQLAPRVRRLFEENGLTYDSRPYAKSLQTTFKNLGDVAEFIVAGK, from the coding sequence ATGGCCCCGGACAGCGCCCTTCCACACCAGCCGAATGAAGTGCTGATCGATGGTGTCCTTTATGATTGCCTCAACTTCCGGCATCCGGGCGGCAGCATCCTGAAATACTacctcggcagcggtgatgcTACCGAGACGTACCGGCAGTTCCACATGAAGCTGCCCAGGGCTGACAAGTACCTaaagctgctgccgcaccgcccagcgccgccgcagcttaACGTTAAcgtggaggagcagaagcgacTGGCAAAACTCTCGCGGGACTTCAAAGAACTGCAGGATAcctgtgtggaggagggccTTTTCGACCCCAGCTGGCCGCACATTTTCTACCGCTTCTCTGAGCTAATATTGATGCACGTTGTTGGCTTTTACATACTCTTCCGTCTTTCACTGCTGTGGCCCATCGCGCTGGTCATCCTTGGGGTGGCGGAGGGACGCTGTGGCTGGTGGATGCATGAGGCGGGCCACTACAGTGTCACCGGCATCCCGTGGCTCGACATCAAGATCCAGGAAGTACTCTACGGTCTTGGCGACGGAATGAGTgcgtcgtggtggcggtcgCAACATAATAAGCATCACGCTACGCCGCAGAAACACCACCACGACGTCGACCTcgagacgctgccgctcgtcgCGTTCAACGCGATCATcgcgcgccgcggccgaAGGAGTGTGAACATTCGCCGCTGGATTTCACTGCAGAGGTACCTCTTCGCTCCGGTCACTTGCTCGCTTGTGGCCCTCTACTGgcagctcttcctccacgTTCGCCACGCCATGCGCACACGACGCTACACGGAGGGCGCCGCTATCCTGTGCCGCTGGATCGCAGTGGGCGTTATCTGCCACAAGCTGCAGGTCTCGTTCTGGCAAGGCCTCGGCggcgttctcttctcccaGGCCTTCGGTGCCGCCTACATCTTCATCAGCTTTGCCCTCAACCACACCCACCTGCCAATGCTTCCAGAGGATCAACACGCGCACTTCGTGGAGTACGCAGCCGTCTACACCATGAACGTGACGCCATCGTGGCTCGTGACGTGGTTCATGGGCTACCTCAACTACCAGGTGGAGCACCACTTGTTCCCCAGCATGCCGCAATTCCGCTTTGTCCAGCTGGCACCGAGAGTGCGGAGGCTTTTTGAGGAGAACGGCCTGACGTATGACTCGCGTCCCTATGCGAAGTCGCTCCAGACAACCTTCAAGAACCTCGGCGACGTGGCCGAGTTCATCGTCGCCGGGAAGTAA
- a CDS encoding hypothetical protein (TriTrypDB/GeneDB-style sysID: LpmP.07.1180), which translates to MAMFASDDAALSSEASFHAASSSASTTSFSDDNDVQDALERNAALKSLSGGHAVEAVEVTKLRLQREQRLRRLISQRHLGQLEPIPRSAFFCTRAALSEEDTVWLYTLTNGACFQRLLRDVQSTSISGLAGHLDTVLSNANPLFYFSYRMPVKVVDSAGDAAATSLLEAPAMRRWLEDTPPILRKRPAPAHDDAGESRRGADGEPATGALQKRSKTSSDSPSASLGLVAQSMKAWEAHLTEMLTEEGETIENFRQSRTKSSYTDKKNFQEKAAWQEYAREVRIHAQQLDRDIKRSLRRGEITES; encoded by the coding sequence ATGGCGATGTTTGCGTCGGACGATGCGGCCTTGTCCTCGGAGGCTTCCTTtcacgccgcctcctccagcgccagcactACATCGTTTtccgacgacaacgacgtcCAAGATGCGCTGGAGCGTAACGCAGCTCTCAAGAGCCTCTCTGGTGGACACGCTGTTGAAGCGGTCGAGGTCACCAAGCTGCGATTACAGCGGGAGCAGCGACTGCGACGGCTGATCTCGCAGCGTCATCTCGGCCAGCTCGAGCCGATTCCTCGCAGCGCTTTCTTTTGCACCCGCGCTGCGCTGTCCGAGGAGGACACCGTTTGGCTGTACACGCTGACGAACGGTGCGTGTTTTCAGCGGCTACTGCGTGACGTGCAGTCCACCTCGATATCAGGGCTGGCGGGCCACCTTGACACGGTCCTCTCGAATGCAAACCCACTCTTTTATTTCAGCTATCGAATGCCCGTGAAGGTCGTCGATAGCGCTGGTGATGCTGCCGCTACTTCCCTGCTCGAGGCCCCGGCAATGCGGCGCTGGCTGGAGGACACGCCACCCATCCTGCGCAAGCGGCCGGCGCCAGCGCATGACGATGCGGGAGAatcgcggcgcggcgccgaTGGCGAACCGGCCACTGGTGCCTTGCAGAAGCGTTCAAAGACATCCTCCGACAGTCCCTCCGCGTCTTTGGGGCTCGTGGCCCAGTCGATGAAGGCGTGGGAGGCGCATCTGACAGAGATGCTCACCGAGGAAGGTGAGACGATTGAGAACTTCCGGCAGAGTCGCACCAAGTCCAGTTATACGGACAAGAAGAATTTTCAAGAGAAGGCGGCCTGGCAGGAGTACGCGCGCGAGGTACGCATTCATGCGCAACAGCTAGACCGCGATATCAAacgctcgctgcgccgcggcgagATAACCGAGTCATAA